Below is a genomic region from Candidatus Omnitrophota bacterium.
ATCCGTACCTAAAGACGATAACGAGAAAATGATTCTCGGAGTTTTAAACGATGTGCTTCAAAATCAAGGATATCTCAACGTTCCACCCAACGATGGCCGCCTGTTGCGGCTATTAACGGAATCGACGAACGCCAAAAACATCGTCGAAGTGGGTACATCGACCGGCTATTCCGGCCTCTGGTTTGGCCTGGCGCTGCTGAAGACCGGCGGCAAGCTAACGACGTTCGAAATCGACGAACAACGCGCCGCTGCGGCGAGCGCGAATTTCAAAAAAGCCGGTATGGCGGATATCGTTACGGTAGTCGTAGGAGACGCCCACGAAAAAGTAAAAGAACTGAAAGACCCTATCGATATCGTGTTTCTCGACGCGGATAAAGAAGGCTACATCGATTATTTGAATAAACTGTTGCCGCTCGTCCGCCCCGGCGGGCTGATTGTTGCCCATAATATATCCCCCGGCATGGCCGATCCCAAATTTATGGAAGCAATCAACACGAATCCCGATTTGGAAACGATAGTCCGGTCGGGAGTAAGTTTGACGCTGAAAAAACGGTAAGTCATAAAACAGAGAGAATTGGTTAATGGGCGGCTGCTGTGGATGCTCCCACAAGAAACGCCCTTAGGGGAACAATGTTTGATCGAGATGATTGTTGGAGTTCCCCTTAGGCGCTTTTTTAAATGGATGGCTAGGCGGCGGCGATAGGACGGCTTTTCCCGCCATCAACTCTTCGATAGTAAAGAGTTGCAACCGGGGAAAATCTTTTTTCCAAAGTTCGGAACGATAGAAGCCCGCCGCCGCCGCTTCCGCCGTCATCGGCTTGGTGATTTTTTCTAAGGAGATCAACACGCCGATCTGCGCGTTTTCGCGGTCGAGGACGCCGATCAAATCTCGGACATGCGAGACATTGACATGCCCCGATTTGACGGAGATGACGATTTGCTTGGTTTTGCCGGAGGCGTCGTCATGAAAGAAAATTTTCCCGTCGATTCCGTGATCCGCGCCCTTTTTCTGTTCGACGGGGCGGGCGTTGACAAGGCCGAGCGCCCACCATTGAAATTGATAACGGTCTTGCTTCGCCAAAGCGCTGGCGTCGGGCAGCGAAACGGGTTCGCCTATTAGCCGATATTGCGCCGCCTCGCCAAAAGCGTCATGCAAGCGGCTTTTAATCAGAGTGATGGCGAGATAAGTGATATCGATGCCGATCCATTGCCGGTTAAGGCGCTGCGCGGCGGCGATAGTCGTGCCGCAGCCGCAAAAGGGATCGAAAACGACATCGCCTTCGTTGCTGCTGGCTTGAATGATGCGTTGGAGGAGGGCTTCGGGCTTCTGAGTGGGGTAGCCGAGGTGTTCTTTGGCTTGGGAAGAGATTGGCGGAATATCCGTCCAGATATCTTGTAGGGGTATGCCGGGCATTTCGTCGAGATAGCGTTTATAAGCTGGAACCGCGCCGGGATGGCTTTGAACGATTCTCCCTTCTTGTAACAGTTTTCCCATGTTTTTTTGACTGTATCGCCAATATTTCGTAATGCCCAAGAATTCGTATTTGGGATTTCCTTTTCGTTTTCCTCCAGGTCCCGTCAAGTCTCCCAACCGATAACGCCTTCCCGTTTCCGGTTCAATATGACGATAGAAAGAATCGATATATTCTTTTTTATATGGCGTATAGATTTGATTCCAAAGCCATTCTTCCGATTTCGTGTAAAAGAATATTTTATCGTGTATGCGTCCGTGCTGTTTGCGGCCCTGCTTGGCGTCGCTGTGGGCGCTGCTGCGCTTCCAGATGATTTCGGTTCGAAAGTTGGTTTTGCTGAAAACGCTGTCGAGGAGGAGTTTTAAGTAATGTCCGGCCGTCGGATCGCAATGGAGATAAATAGATCCCGTCGGCTTCAAGATGCGGCGGAGTTCGGCGAGACGCGGCGCCATCATGGCGAGATAGGCCATCATATCGTTGCAGCCGAGAATCTTATAAAACGCCTGCAAGGTTTCCGAAAGCAAACCGCCCTGTTCTACGGTTTCGAAATAGGCTTGAGCGGCGATTTGATCCCAATGCCACGTATCGCTGAACGCTTTGATTTGGGAATGGGATTGCGAACCGTTTTTCTCCGCGAAAAGAACATTGTATTCTTGGTTGCTTTTGAACGGCGGATCGAGATAAATCAGATCGACCGACTCGTCGGGAAGATAACGACGCATCACGTCGAGATTGTCGCCGTAATAAAGAAGATTTTCCTTCATCTAGTTCTTCTCCGGCAGAATCGATTCCATTAAAAGCCGCATTGCGTAGTTTTCCTGCTCGCTGCCCTCGATATTCGCCTCGTTCCAACAAACGATGGAATCCTGGCTGGGGAAAATGACGCATACTCTTATCCCGCCGTGTCCGAAAGCCCCGAAAGCGTCCGTGGGAGCGTCCGGCCAATGCCGCTTGCCTTCGCGTCCCACGCCGTTGATCCACCAGGCGAAGCTGTAGCTGCCTGCGTGATCGCATTGGTTGTTGCCGCCGCCGATGGAGCGCTGGCCTTCGATCATCTCCGCCGATTCGCCCTTCGTGCGGGGAATCGAGTTGGGCAGGGGAGAGGCGATAGCCATCGCGGCGAGTTTTTCATCCACCAACGGCTTGCCGTTCCAATTTCCCTTATGCAGATAAAGCAAGCCAAAGCGGGCCAGATCGCGCAGAGAAATCCTCATGCGGCCAGGCCGGTCGTCGCCGAAACCCATAAAAGTGGGATTATCTTGGCATTGAAGCAAATCGGTTAGCAGCGGATGCAAGACCTCTTCGTCCACTTTTTCCCACGAGGAGCCATAAACCTTAAGAAAGAGCGCGTCGAAGAACAGCGCCATATTGAAATCGCTATAGTCGTACGCCTCGCCCGGCTTCTCCTTCACGCCGTAGCAGGAAATCTGGTTGGCCAAATGCTTCCAAGTAATAAGGCGGTCTTTATGATCCAACGCAGGATTGAGATCGTTCAGCCTCGGTTCCCAAGCATCGATTTTATCGTCCAGGCTTTTGATTTTGCCGTTTTCGAGCGCTTTCATTAGAAAATGAGTATACCAAGGCTTCACGGCGGAAGCGATGTCGATGCGCGCGGCGGGGTCGCCCCAAGCATAAACCATTAAGCCGCGCCGCACGATGCAGCCGCAGCCGTCCATGAATTTCGGCATTTCCGCCAGTTTGTTCTCGTCCAATCCCACATCGGCGGGGGAAGCAGTTTTCCATTCCTTCCCCGGAAAAAGCGGCTTGGTCTCGTCGGCGGCGCATTGCAGCAAACTAAAAGTTATCATGAAAACGAACATCGCCGTTCTTCGCAACGAAATCATAATAAGACTCCCTACTCGAGTTGTACCTTCCATTCTATCGTCCAATAATTTTATATTCCCACAGAAATTCGCGGATGGCGCCATTTACCGCCTGCGGATTTTCCAAGGGCGAAAGATGGCCCGCATTGGGGATGACCGCCAACGTTGCGCCGCGAATTTTTTCCTGCATAAATCGCACGACTTCCGGAGGCGAAACTGCGTCCTTCTCTCCTACAATAGCCAATGCGGGAACAATCACTCCCGCCAGCGTCTCTGAAGAATCGGGACGATCAGCCAGCGCCCGCAAAGCGTCGACGGCGCTGTTTTGTTGGGTGGACAGAATAACCTGCCGGATTTCTTCCGCTAGTTCTTTGCGGTTGGCCGCCGTCTCGCCGCAGATCAATTTCGCCAGCATGGCTTCCAAAGGCGCGGCGCCCTGCTCGCGGATTTGCGCAATAGTTTTCATGCGGTTCTCCCGCGCTTCCGGCGAATCGGCTTCGCATCGCGTATCGCAGAGAATCATCCCCGCGAACCGCTCCGGCGCCTGACGCCATAATTCGAAAAGAATATACCCGCCCATCGAACAGCCGCCGAATACCGCCTTGCGAATCGATAATTGATCCAATAAAAGCACTACTTCGCGAGCAAACGCCGCCATGCTCTTTTCTTCTACCAATCCCGGCGACTCGCCGAATCCCGGCAAGTCCGGCGCAACGACGCGCAGGATGTCCGATAAATCCTCCAGTTGATGCTGCCACATTCGGCGATTCATGGGAAAGGCATGAATCAGAACCAGAGCGGGAGCATTCAGATTTCCTTTTTCGGAATAAGCAAGATTCATGGCGATGACTCCAATATTGTTTTATGCGCGGATTCTTGCAGGAATAATAAATTATTTGTACACGCGAGCGGGTTGCGAAATAAGGGCAGCCGCAGCATGTTGCGCCCTTCTCAATTTGATTAGCAAGACGGAAACGATAAAGGTTTCTCTTAGTCAGCCGAAAATGGTGTTATTCTTCCACAAGGAGATATACTTAATCTATTAATGTTTTTCTTGGGTTGAAAAAATCCGTCATTCCAAAGAAAGGGCTATTCCCTATGATGACGCTGACCGTGGGCTTATCATGGATTTTATTGTTCGTTATCATTTCACGAAGACTCTATTCATTCGCCTATAGCGAGGTTCGCCGTTCATGACCGCCG
It encodes:
- a CDS encoding O-methyltransferase, with translation MKKNIRTILIICIVFMGVSAMLFSDALAQRPFRGPGGRQGDSELEKPSVPKDDNEKMILGVLNDVLQNQGYLNVPPNDGRLLRLLTESTNAKNIVEVGTSTGYSGLWFGLALLKTGGKLTTFEIDEQRAAAASANFKKAGMADIVTVVVGDAHEKVKELKDPIDIVFLDADKEGYIDYLNKLLPLVRPGGLIVAHNISPGMADPKFMEAINTNPDLETIVRSGVSLTLKKR
- a CDS encoding DNA methyltransferase, whose protein sequence is MKENLLYYGDNLDVMRRYLPDESVDLIYLDPPFKSNQEYNVLFAEKNGSQSHSQIKAFSDTWHWDQIAAQAYFETVEQGGLLSETLQAFYKILGCNDMMAYLAMMAPRLAELRRILKPTGSIYLHCDPTAGHYLKLLLDSVFSKTNFRTEIIWKRSSAHSDAKQGRKQHGRIHDKIFFYTKSEEWLWNQIYTPYKKEYIDSFYRHIEPETGRRYRLGDLTGPGGKRKGNPKYEFLGITKYWRYSQKNMGKLLQEGRIVQSHPGAVPAYKRYLDEMPGIPLQDIWTDIPPISSQAKEHLGYPTQKPEALLQRIIQASSNEGDVVFDPFCGCGTTIAAAQRLNRQWIGIDITYLAITLIKSRLHDAFGEAAQYRLIGEPVSLPDASALAKQDRYQFQWWALGLVNARPVEQKKGADHGIDGKIFFHDDASGKTKQIVISVKSGHVNVSHVRDLIGVLDRENAQIGVLISLEKITKPMTAEAAAAGFYRSELWKKDFPRLQLFTIEELMAGKAVLSPPPSHPFKKAPKGNSNNHLDQTLFP
- a CDS encoding serine hydrolase, which translates into the protein MISLRRTAMFVFMITFSLLQCAADETKPLFPGKEWKTASPADVGLDENKLAEMPKFMDGCGCIVRRGLMVYAWGDPAARIDIASAVKPWYTHFLMKALENGKIKSLDDKIDAWEPRLNDLNPALDHKDRLITWKHLANQISCYGVKEKPGEAYDYSDFNMALFFDALFLKVYGSSWEKVDEEVLHPLLTDLLQCQDNPTFMGFGDDRPGRMRISLRDLARFGLLYLHKGNWNGKPLVDEKLAAMAIASPLPNSIPRTKGESAEMIEGQRSIGGGNNQCDHAGSYSFAWWINGVGREGKRHWPDAPTDAFGAFGHGGIRVCVIFPSQDSIVCWNEANIEGSEQENYAMRLLMESILPEKN
- a CDS encoding alpha/beta fold hydrolase, translating into MNLAYSEKGNLNAPALVLIHAFPMNRRMWQHQLEDLSDILRVVAPDLPGFGESPGLVEEKSMAAFAREVVLLLDQLSIRKAVFGGCSMGGYILFELWRQAPERFAGMILCDTRCEADSPEARENRMKTIAQIREQGAAPLEAMLAKLICGETAANRKELAEEIRQVILSTQQNSAVDALRALADRPDSSETLAGVIVPALAIVGEKDAVSPPEVVRFMQEKIRGATLAVIPNAGHLSPLENPQAVNGAIREFLWEYKIIGR